The sequence GGCCATGGTCAGGGCCTCGGCGTAGCGCTTGGCCTCGTCGTACACGCCGCGCGGGCCGATCGGGTTGACGTGCCCCCAGTAGGACTCCTCCTGCGGGTGCACCTGCGGGTCGCCGTAGACCTCGCTGGTGGAGAAGAGGAGGAAGCGCGCGCGGTGCTTCTTCGCCAGGCCCAGCGTGTGGTGGGTGCCGTACGAGCCGACCTTCAGCGTGTGCAGCGGCAGGCGCAGGTAGTCGATGGGCGACGCCGGCGAGGCCGCGTGGTAGACGACGTCGACCGGCTCGTCGACGTAGTACGGCTCCACGATGTCCAGCTGCCGGAACTCGAACCGCGAGTGCCGGATGTGCTCGATGTTGCGCAGGGATCCCGTCTCGAGGTTGTCGACGCAGATGACGCGGTTCCCGCGACCGAGCAGCTCGTCGCAGAGATGGGAGCCGAGGAACCCGGCGCCGCCGGTCACGAGACACGTAGCCATGGCGGGGAGGGTACCCGGGGCGCGCGCGGGGCACGCGCGCGGGGTGGTGCGGGTGGTGCCCGCTACCGCCGCGCGTCCTTGAAGGCCTTCTTGGGGATGTCGTCCGCGGGCACGTACTTGCGCTTGCTCTGCCGCTCGGCGAGCCCCTGCAGCTCGAGCCGCTTCCAGACGACCGGGCACTTCTTGCACCGCGGGCCGCTCTTGCAGCACTTCTTCTTCACGGTGACGGTGTCCGCCATGGGTCCGTCAAGCGTAGCCGGGCGGGGGCGCGGGGCCGCCGGGGGGCGCTGCTGGGACGGCGGGGCGGTCGTGGGGACGTGGGGGACAGCGCTGCTGGGGGGCGGGCTGCCCCCGTCGGCGGGCGGGCGCCCCCGCGGGCCGAGGCCCGCGATGGTGCGGGGCCGCTTGGGGCGGCGGTGGGCGGTGGGCGGTGGGCG comes from Patulibacter sp. SYSU D01012 and encodes:
- a CDS encoding UDP-glucuronic acid decarboxylase family protein, giving the protein MATCLVTGGAGFLGSHLCDELLGRGNRVICVDNLETGSLRNIEHIRHSRFEFRQLDIVEPYYVDEPVDVVYHAASPASPIDYLRLPLHTLKVGSYGTHHTLGLAKKHRARFLLFSTSEVYGDPQVHPQEESYWGHVNPIGPRGVYDEAKRYAEALTMAYHRQQGVDTAIVRIFNTYGARMRANDGRAIPTFFRQALLDEPITVFGSGEQTRSFCYSDDLIRGIIALAESEEHDPVNIGNPGEFTLLELAQAVIEVTGSKSEIIHQPLPKDDPKQRRPDITRAKALLGWEPTIDLREGLQRTLDEAGREVLAGALR